A segment of the Deltaproteobacteria bacterium genome:
CCCGGCGGACTTTGTAGAAGAGGTAGGTCACGGATGGTGTTCGCGGTAATAATTGATCATCACTTGGGCGTATTCCTTGAATGAGGGACAGTGCACGTCCGATGACGCGATGAACCTCTGTGTGTTTGCCGTGTCAAAGGTCACGCCGTGGTTGAAATAAACCAGCGATTCTCCCGGTACTCCGGTCACCTTGTCAAAAAAGCAGTATTTCCACAAAAATGCCGCAAGGCCGGTCGGCAGGTGGCCGATGGGACGGCTTTCGTCCCACAGACGGCAAAAGGTTTCGAAAAGCTCTCCGGAGGTCGGGGGATTCGGGTCGGCAAGCGCACAGGTGGCCCCGATCGCCTGTTCGTTGGTGAAAATTTCCACCGCAGAATTCACCACAAAATCGACCGGGACGATGTTGATCGGCGTTACGCTGGGGCCGATGTGAACGAGCGGGATTTTTAACCGCCGAAAACGGCGGATCAGCCCGATGGCGAAATAGGGGCCGTCAAACTTCGGAATTTCTCCCGTCCTCGAGTCCCCCACGACCACCGAGGGGCGAAAAACGGTGGTGGGAATTTCTCCCAGCCGTTTTCTCACCAAAACTTCCGCCTCATATTTGGTCGATTCGTAAAAATTCTTGAACTTCTGCCCCTTCTCCAGTTCCTCCTCATACACCTGCCCGTCACGCAGGCCGGCGACGTAACAGGTTGAAAAATAGCCGTGACGTTTCAGGTTTTTCAGCTTTTCGAGAAAATCGAGAACGTAACGCGTCCCTTCAACATTGACCTTCCAGGCGAGAGGTGAAGGGACGGTTAGGTCGTAGATGGCGGCGAGATGGAAGGCACTGTCAATGATCGAGGCCATTCGATCGAGTTGAGACCCCGAGAGGCCAAGATCGGGTTGGGTAATGTCGCCGTCAATTATCTCAATTTTTTTGGAGTCAATATCTCCCGCCACTTTCCGGGCGAGAGAGTGCATCCGCGGTTCGACAAGACAGACAAAGCGGCTGTTTGAGTCTTTTTCGATGAGTCGTCGGACAAGGCGGCCGGCGATGAAGCCGGGAAACCCGGTGATGAAGATCATATCATTGCCTCGATCCTTTTGTGTTCCACTTCGCGAATCTTCTGCGTGATTTCCATACTGCAAAAAGTCGGGCCGCACATCGAACAGAAATGGGCCTCTTTGAAGCCTTCGGCGGGAAGCGCCTCATCGTGCATTTTTTGCGCCGTTTCGGGATCGAGTGAGAGGGCAAACTGGTCTTTCCAGTTGAAGGCAAACCGGGCGCGGGAGAGGGCATCATCCCGTTCACGGGCAAAAGGGCGATGGCGGGCCACATCCGAGGCGTGCGCCGCAATTTTGTAGGCGATCACCCCCTGACGGACATCCTCGGCATTTGGAAGGCCGAGATGTTCCTTGGGAGTTACATAGCAGAGGAGGGAGGCGCCGGCATGTCCGGCTACTGTAGCCCCAATGCAGGAGGTGATATGGTCATAACCGGGAGCGATGTCGGTGACAAGC
Coding sequences within it:
- a CDS encoding SDR family oxidoreductase, with protein sequence MIFITGFPGFIAGRLVRRLIEKDSNSRFVCLVEPRMHSLARKVAGDIDSKKIEIIDGDITQPDLGLSGSQLDRMASIIDSAFHLAAIYDLTVPSPLAWKVNVEGTRYVLDFLEKLKNLKRHGYFSTCYVAGLRDGQVYEEELEKGQKFKNFYESTKYEAEVLVRKRLGEIPTTVFRPSVVVGDSRTGEIPKFDGPYFAIGLIRRFRRLKIPLVHIGPSVTPINIVPVDFVVNSAVEIFTNEQAIGATCALADPNPPTSGELFETFCRLWDESRPIGHLPTGLAAFLWKYCFFDKVTGVPGESLVYFNHGVTFDTANTQRFIASSDVHCPSFKEYAQVMINYYREHHP